GTCTATTTTCCAACCTTTTTGAGCACTCGATGATGTACTTAATGTCAATAAAATAAATACTATATATATTCTGTAAAAATTTATCACAATTCCGCTTCCTTATTTTTAATCATTCTAAATAACGTTACAAATGAAGGAATTAAGGCTCATTTTTATTCTATGAAATTCGGTAATTACTATATGAATATTGATATGAAATAATTGATAATGATAAACTTATAATAGGAAAGGAATATTTAACTAATTCATTCTATAAATAAATGAAATATCTTTTTGGTTAATTATTTAGAATAATTATAAATAAATATATATTTGAACGATGATTTAATTGTTCTTTTAATATTCCATACCAAATTATTAGCTGAAATGTTAGTTAAATGCAAATTAGTAGAATTTGATAAGTGGTTATTTCTTGAGGAAGTTCAGGACCAATTTCTTCCTTACAAATCTTATCAAAGAAACCAAACGAAATTATCGACAGGTCCATTGAAAAGTCAACAAACATGGGTCAATGGACATGGTCTTTTTATATGGTCTTCGAGGATATCCGTAGACAAGGCTGTTCATTTTCATACTGAAATAATCGGTCAAGCCATCAGTATCTTAATTTTTCAACCCCTCAATGAATCCATGGCTTTTGCTTATGAATCTTGCCTCGATGGCCAGGCAAATAATCGAAAATTCTCATCCCTTCATTATTTAAACAGGAATAAAGAGTGCGATTTCCTCTTTATATCTTTGTCCAAGAGCTTTTTCAAAAATTTAATTGAACGAGATGAAAAACTAAGATTAGATTTTCTAAAAAGACAATCTTTAGAAAACAGTAAATCCACATCTCAATATTTTGCTGACTCAGCCTTTCAAAATATATCCAGAGAGTTATCCAATATGATTTCTTCGGATACCATTGATCGAAATCATCTGGACGAACTTTTGATCAATATCTTTCATGAGAATTATCAAAATATAGAAGTTGCAAATTCTTATGGCCTAGAAGTAGCATCACAAATTGATATCAATAAATTGGAAAAGGCAAAAAGGGTCCTTGAAGGTAATATCATGCATCCACCAACCCAGAAAGAATTAGCTGAAGAAGTCCTTATGAGTGAAAGTAAATTAAGAAAGGATTTTAAAAAGTATTACGGCATCACCATTCATGATTTTTTAACACAAATCCGAATGCAGAAAGCTAGAATTTATCTCTTGGTAGACCAATTGACAGTCTATGAGGTGGCGAGTCTTACGGGTTATGGACATCAAAATAACTTCAGTTATGCCTTCAGGAAATTCTTTGGATACCCTCCAAGGGACTTAAAAGTGTAATACTTTCAACTGATCATTGTTTTCTGAATTTGAATCATCATTTCACAGTATTTTTTCTTATCTTGGATTAGCTTAAACGTTTAAAACGTCTAAAACACTGAATATAAATCTAAAGCCTCGAGTATGAACAAATCAATATTCAAGCCTTTTTTGGCCATTTTATTTATTACCTTGTTTTCAAATATTGTCAATGCTCAAAAAAGTGTTTATAGTTTTTCCGAAGAACTCGATAACTTAACCAGAGCGGACCTTTTGCCTGTATATCGTACTGGTGAATATATTGAACAGGTATCTAGCTATGACCGCACAGGCAAAAATGATGACGGTTTTGGAGGTACATATTCCTTTATCAGAAAAGAAGGAGATAACCTGGTGATTGCTGATTTTAAAGGACCAGGTGTTGTGAATAGAATTTGGACCCCAACTCCAACCGATGATACCGTAGCATTCTATTTTGATGGAGAGAAAAATGCTAGGTTGAGGATTCGTTTTTCAGATCTGTTCTCCGGGAAAGTATTTCCTTTTGTGAAAGGAATATCAGGCAATGAAATTGGCGGTTATTATACTTATCTGCCTATTCCATACAAAAAGTCTCTAAAAATTGTATTTGAAGGAGAAAAAGTGCTGTTCCTACAAATTCAGAATAGGGAATTGCCAAAGCAAAATGTAACTTCATTCACAGGGAATTTCTCAGCCGAAGAAAAGCAAAGATTGAAGAAGTTGCTAAGATATATACTGAAGTATCACCCGATTTGAAGCTTTTTGAAAAAGGAAAATCTGGTTCCACCCAAATGGAAGAGAAGAATTTTGTGATCAACCCTGGAGAGGAAGTTGATTTATTCAGTTCCGATAAAGCTGGTAGAATTGTAGGGATAGAATTGGATGGAGGTTCATCATTTGAAGGCCTTCAAAAAGATGTCCTCATCTCAGGGAAATGGGATCAAGAAAAAACGAATCCATCTATGCTCCAGTTGCTGATTTTTTTGGGTATGCTTTTGGACAAAAGGCTATGCGAAGCCTGCTGATGGGGAGCAAAGGGAACCTTAATTATAGCTATTTACCTCTGCCATATGATCAATCTGCAGAATTGAAACTCATCTATAAAAAGAGAAACAATGCGTTGCAATCCCCAATTTCAGTTAAAGCAAAAGTATATTATAATGACCAGCCTAGAGATAAAAAGAATGAAGGAAAATTCTATGCGGTATGGCGTAGAGAAAAGCCTGAAACAGGTAAATACTATGAATTCTTAAAGACTAATGGTAAGGGGCATTATGTAGGTACAATCCATTTGGCTCAAGCACTTCGCCCTGGGATGACTTTATTTTTTGAAGGTGATGATGTGACGAATATCGACGGAAAACAAAGGTTGCATGGCACGGGTTCTGAAGATTATTATAACGGCGGGTGGTATGCCTTATTAGACCGATGGGATAGGGGAATTAGCCTTCCTATTCATGGATCGCTGGATTATAGCCTGCCCATGGGTAGAACTGGGGGATATAGATTTTTTATGACGGATAAAATGCCGTTTGAGAAGGAAATTGATCATGTAATAGAACATGGTCCTGAAGGGAATGAGTTTCCTGTAGATTATACTTCTATTGCCATGTATTATGCAGATCAACCTCTTGATAATAGATTAGATCCTACGGATGAGCTACGGGAAGTTTACCTGCCTACTGTTCATGAGTATTTCCCTCAATTGATGGAGATAACATTGGGAGGAGGAGCAGAAGTAAAACATGATAGGGGGCTCAGGATGCGGTCAGATGGCCAAAATTCTGTTCGTGTTATGCTTACTGATGTACCCGAAGGAGAATATAAACTGTCAATATCATATTTTGAAAAAGAAAATGGGGCGGATTTTGCAATATGGCAAAGACAAAAAATGATCATAGACTGGAAATCTACGCAAGCCGCTCAAGAAAAACTGAACGAGAAAGTATTAATGGGCAACATTAAGATTTCAAAACAAACAAACTCAATTTCATTCCATATCCGAAAGAATGGAGATAAAGGAAATGAATTTGAACTAGATAGGATATTCTTAGAAAAAATAGGGGATTTATAACAAAATAGGGGCGTTAATTCGCCCCTTTTTATTGATATTATCTCCTGACACATCGTACATTTGCATATCTACTTGCAGAAAATCTTCGTGTAGAGATTTCTACCCTTGAAAAAAGGACTGAATTGTCAAACAAAGCAAATAATCTTGTTTCTGCTGTCCTCCAATAACCTTTGGTCATTCTAAAAAATAATATATTCCCTGGATGAAAATCCATAATAGCTGAATTCTCCCTAGTTTTATACCCATTTGGTACAAATACTAGGTTTCCATGTGGATATCCAGGATCACCTGCCGCCATATAATTTGGAATAATAATAGCATGCCATTTCCTGTTCTCCATATTCAATTGCTTGTTGTTATGTCTCGCTAATTCCTGAAAATCATTTCGCATAGGTAAATCCCAAACTCCTTCAGGATAAACCCTTTGGCATACATTCCTGCCGTTGATATCATAGATGTCATTAGTGAAGAAATCGGTGTAATGCGGGACAGCTGCAGCATGATTGAAGACTGGATTATCGTACCTGAACCTATATTCCCACTGATTGTCGGGAGTCAGATTCCCGCCTAAATTCCGATATACATTACCTCGTGCCCATCTAGTATTACCGATTTGAATGGCTGACTCCACAAGCTTAATGGATATAAAATAACTTTTGCCAGCTTCAGCCTTAAAATTTGCGAATGAAAAAGTCCTGTCTGAGAACAGCCGGTTTATATCGGCAGTTCCTCCATCTTCCTGTAGTCTATTGCTTTTTATCCAAAGACGGTCTATACTTGCGTGTAATGGTTTTGGTTCGCCAATAGCAGGAGTGTAAAAAGTATATCTTCTTTTCCAATCTACCTCCGTTACCGAATCCACGCCAACAGGCACAGAATACCCCATTTCGTGAGGATTGGAAACGTTATATTGCCCAATATCTGGAGAAAACGAATGTAAGTTGCCCTCAATCAGATTAAATTGCGCCTTGAATAATCCAGAATTGCTTTTAAAACTGGGACTTGCATGGCTTACAGCCCCAAACATTCCCCGAGAGTTTATTTCCAATACTATGCGAGAAGAAACTCGCTGTAGGATAATATTATTTATACTACTGCTCCCGTCAATTTGATTCCCTGTGGTAATGATGCCCGTGGCGTAAGCAAAATCTTGTCGGGTAGTTGGATGGTCCCCAGAAGGAAGAATTTGAAGATTGGGTTTTGAAGGTGAGAACGCTGATAGCCGACTTGTATTATTATAGGTGTATGCAAACCACCTATATTTTGTATTGCGATAAGCCGGGATGGAAACACCTGTTGATCCAATTATTCCGTCAGCTTGATTGACATATTCAGTAGCTTCATCCTTGTGATTGGCTTTGTAAATAACAATTTTATAATTTACCCCTTTAGATAAGTTATTTCCAGTACTTGCCATGGTACTTCTGTTCTTATTGGTCGCCTTATTTTTTACAATATCATCTTGGCTATCCTTCGTTTGAATATTTGGGTTTAATTCGGATATAGATAACATTGCATCAATTCCACCCAACTCTATAATCTCACCCTGCGATTCCTTTACAGATGTAACTGATTTTTTGTGATTAGAATTTGTTGAAGATTTTAAAGCTGTTGGGTTTATCTCTTGTACACCAATAATTTGAAAATGCAGTTGCTTGTCTCCTAAAGTTCCAATTCCTGTATTATTTAAATTCGATTTGTTGCAGGAAAAAATTAGTAAGGTAATCAATAATTTGGTTGTCAATAAACTTTGCTTTTCTTTATTTAGCATTGTTTAAATCTGTGATTGAGGCATGGAATTAGAGATCAAATTTTTATTTACCATCTGGATCTTCATCATAGTCCTCAATTTTTTGGTTCATTATTTTTGCCGCCTCCTTGGATTACATGGGAATTTAGTGAACTGGATTCCTCCATATTAATTTCTTTAACTTTAATTTCGGGAGGTACATAGGGCTTTTTCTTTTTCTTGTTTTTGTCCATCTGGCATTGGCTCATAAATATGTTAGAAGGTATAATATTATCCGTTGTTATAAATAATATCAATAAAATTAATAAAAATATCGTATTTATAGAATAATTTAATTTTATTGTTGAGCTAGATTTTTCAACAAAATTTAACTTTATTGTGTTTTTGAGGATGGTAACCGCTTTTTTTTATTGTTGATATCGGATAAAAAAAATAGACCAAAACATTATTTGTAACAATAAGAAACTTTCAAAACCATTCAAATGAATTTATATCATAAATTCATTTGAATGATATGGATTACTTACATTCCTAACTTTTCTTACGTACACATCTTATACAGGCATTTCTCGTAGAAGTATAATTTCCTATAGCCATAATCGATGATTGAAAAGTTGAATAATTAATCTGTAAAAAATAGGAAGGCTCTTTAGTTCGCCAGTAACCTTTTGTAAGCCTATAAAGGATATTATTGGGAAAATATTCCGAAAATGCCGATTGGGCTGAATGTTTATATCCTACTGGTACAAATATAAGATTGCCATTAGGATAACTTGGACTTCCAAAGCAGGTATTGGGAGGACTAATTAAGAGATACCAACCATTATTTTCTGTTATAATTCGTTTTCCGGAATATGCATCAAGGCTTTCGAAATCCGCCCTTGTTGGCAAATCCCAAACTCCCTCCGGATATATTCGCTCACAAATATTCTTACCGCCAATATTATAAATATCATTGGTAAACATATCAGTTAAATGTGGTACGGCATTGGTACTTTCATATAAAGGGTTGTCGTACCGAAATCGATACTCCCAAAAACCTTCATTATCGACTCCAGAGTTAGCATTTCTATAAATGTTTCCTCTTGCCCAACTTGTAGAACCAATGGTGATGGCAGATTCTACTAATTTGATGGAAATAAAATAACTCTTACCTGGCATTGGTTTGAATTTAGGAAAGGTAAACGTTCTGTTCAAGAAAGTCCCTGTTTCTGAAGTCTTTTGGACCTCCGGTTTCCTGCAGTCGTTCACTCATGATCCAAAGAGTATCCAAGCTTACCTGCAATATAGTTTCTGCCCCGGTGGCCGAAGTATAGAATGTATGCCGGCGTTTCCAATCTTTTTCAGGTACACTATCGGTTGCCGACCGGAACTGAAAACCCTGAATTATGGTGAGAGTAAAACATTATAGGGATTTATTATGTTCACCGGGTTTATAAAACTGCTATCACGCAATCTAAAATCAGCTTTGACCAAACCAGAGTTATCTTGAAACCTTGGACTAGCATAGTTTATCGATCCAAACATTCCCCTAGAATTAATTTCCAAGATGATCCTTGAAGATTTTCTTGTTAAAACAATATTGTTGATATTGCTACTGCCCCCAATTTCATTACCCGTGGTTATTAATCCTGTTGCGTACCCAAAATCCTGTCTTTTATATGGGTCGTCAGCAGAAGGAGCAACTGAAAGTGTTGTTTGGGAACTATTAAATGGTTCCATTTGACTTTTATTGTTGTACGAATAGGCATACCATCTATATTTTGTATTTCGATAAACAGGTATTGACACCGCTGCTGAACCAACAATTCCTTCTACTTGCTGCACAAACTCTGTCGGATTGTTTTTAGCATCTACCTTGAATAAAACGATCTTATAATGAGTTCCATTAGTCAAAGAACTTATCACTCTGGCCATTTTTTTTGACCCAGACATTAATTTATGGTCATTGTTGACAATAGATCTTTTGTCTTGGGAGGTTGAAGCTTGGGAAGGAGGTAATTCGGTTATAGTCCATTATGGCATCTAGATCTTCACCTAAACTAACGATTTCGCTTTCTGCGATCACCTTAGTTTGCCTTACCGAACTATTCCTTGAAGAAGATTTGTATTCAACATTCTCCATTTCTTGGATCCCTGATATTTTAAAATGTAGGTGATTATCAGCTGCTGTATTAGGCTCTTCGTCAGATTTCGGCTTCTGGCAAGAAATAGAAATTAAAATAAATAATATGAAATATAAGACGGGAGGAGTTTTACCGAATAACATGGTTAATTGAATTTTGGTATGTGATAATAGTGGATTTGTAATTGATTTGTGTTAGAAATCTAATCTTAGAGATCGAAATTTTTGAATTATTATCTGTTTTTGTATCCCATTCTTCTATTCTAGGTTCATTACCTGGTCCCCCAGACCTCACGGTATATGAACTTATTGAAATCATATTTTCTAATTCAACGGTAAAAATTTTTAAGGTCGGAGCAACATAAGTTTTTTTAATTTTTTTCTTTTTATTCATATTAAATTGTTTTTAAAGAAAATAGATTTGTGTTTGCTTAAATAAATAGCTGATTTTTACAAAAATAAAAACAATTTTCCCCAAAACATTGTAAATGTTGTTTTAACATATATTAATTAGAAAAAATATTAATTTAAAAATTTTGTGAAGTATGTGGAGAATTAACCAAATAAATGAGATTTTGATTGAAAATGGTTAATTGAAAAAAAATTTTTAAGACTTTAAATTTTGTAACAGGGTGGTAATTATGAAACAAAAAAGGCGGGTTAAACCGCCTATTAAGATATGTTTTAAAATAATTTTTGCTTACATACTGAAGAATCTAATCTTCAGTAACCAAATATTTGCTTTTCCCATCCAGAGCTTCATATGGCCTTGAGTTTCCATTTAATAAATCGGTTTCATGTCCTTCCAAATGCCAGTTTAAGTCTTCTTCATTTACTTTTTTCATCTGAAATATCGCATCCGGATCTTTGAAACTGATGTCACTCTTCAATAAATTGATTTTTTGATCAGCGAAAAGTTGTTCTGCTTCATCTTTGGTCACTTGAATTAATCTATTTGCTTTTGCATCAAAATCTGCCATCTCCTTTTCTAATTGTCGAGGATAATTATCTGCTAAATAAGAAGCATATAAATCTCTGTTTTTGGTTCTCAATGCTTCATTCTTATAGGCAATTCTTTCAGGATTCAATTCAAAATTAAAATCCTCAGGATTTTCTCTGAAACCAAACTGCCTGTTCAACTCTTCTATTCTTTGTTCTAATGTTGGCATAATCGATGTTTATTGTTTTCTAATAAACGATTCAACAAGATTTTTGTTGTTATTTTTTTTGAGAGGATTATTGTTATTTACAAAATACCAATAATATTCTTTCCTCTTCCAAGTCTATTTGATAGATTTGATGACGGATTAATTCTTCATCAAATTCGGCTTCCTTGTTGAGGGCTGTCAGGTAAACACGCTGAACTGCAAATATTTCCAAAAGCATTTGTTTACTTACGCCATTCATCCAGTTGTTGTCTTGAATTTTTGATTGATCTTCCCAATATTTTAATATTCGTTCCATAGAAGCATCTCCCTGATACTCATTGTCATACTTTTCTTTGACGTAATTATAAACATGGGATTTCAAGCCCAACTTCATCTTTAATTTCGTATTGTGATGTATTTCTTCATCATCATCAAAACCTTGGAACAATTTTGTCCTTGCTATTAAGGTTGGTAAAGTAAGACCCTGTACGACCAAGGTCAGTAGAATAGCGATAAATGTGATAAAAAGGATTAAGTTTCGATGAGGGAAAGCTTCTCCGTTGGGTAAGGTTAATGGAATAGCTAATGCAGCGGCCAAGGATACCACTCCTCGCATTCCGGTCCAGCCCATTAAAAGAGGCGTATACCACCTTCTAGTACG
The Sphingobacterium daejeonense genome window above contains:
- a CDS encoding cation:proton antiporter domain-containing protein, translated to MVFLLIGLDLQEIVAGIRAHGTPLSTAIGYGVVVTIVLIAARMISAYAAMLATIIFRPKVAHQHQFRTRRWYTPLLMGWTGMRGVVSLAAALAIPLTLPNGEAFPHRNLILFITFIAILLTLVVQGLTLPTLIARTKLFQGFDDDEEIHHNTKLKMKLGLKSHVYNYVKEKYDNEYQGDASMERILKYWEDQSKIQDNNWMNGVSKQMLLEIFAVQRVYLTALNKEAEFDEELIRHQIYQIDLEEERILLVFCK
- a CDS encoding AraC family transcriptional regulator encodes the protein MLVKCKLVEFDKWLFLEEVQDQFLPYKSYQRNQTKLSTGPLKSQQTWVNGHGLFIWSSRISVDKAVHFHTEIIGQAISILIFQPLNESMAFAYESCLDGQANNRKFSSLHYLNRNKECDFLFISLSKSFFKNLIERDEKLRLDFLKRQSLENSKSTSQYFADSAFQNISRELSNMISSDTIDRNHLDELLINIFHENYQNIEVANSYGLEVASQIDINKLEKAKRVLEGNIMHPPTQKELAEEVLMSESKLRKDFKKYYGITIHDFLTQIRMQKARIYLLVDQLTVYEVASLTGYGHQNNFSYAFRKFFGYPPRDLKV
- a CDS encoding glycoside hydrolase family 172 protein, whose product is MGSRKNESIYAPVADFFGYAFGQKAMRSLLMGSKGNLNYSYLPLPYDQSAELKLIYKKRNNALQSPISVKAKVYYNDQPRDKKNEGKFYAVWRREKPETGKYYEFLKTNGKGHYVGTIHLAQALRPGMTLFFEGDDVTNIDGKQRLHGTGSEDYYNGGWYALLDRWDRGISLPIHGSLDYSLPMGRTGGYRFFMTDKMPFEKEIDHVIEHGPEGNEFPVDYTSIAMYYADQPLDNRLDPTDELREVYLPTVHEYFPQLMEITLGGGAEVKHDRGLRMRSDGQNSVRVMLTDVPEGEYKLSISYFEKENGADFAIWQRQKMIIDWKSTQAAQEKLNEKVLMGNIKISKQTNSISFHIRKNGDKGNEFELDRIFLEKIGDL